The genomic stretch ATGATTTACACAGTCAAGAGTATTTCCTTTCAGGGAACTTTTCCTGagtcaaagagaaaatatgtgatGGAATGCCAGAAAGTTTCAATCACTTGGGGAGGTATTCATGGGTAGTCAGGATTGGATGATCCTACAGTGAACCCCTGGACATGGTCATCATCTTTGTCTTCTCTTAAAAATGGACCAAgacttttctttccacttctagGAACTAATGATCAAACTGAGAAACTCAGAAAATAGAGTAAGTCCTGTTATCCAGGTGCTTCTTCTATTTATAAAGGTCACTTTGGAAAGAGGCAACTCTTATTATCAGGAAAGTTTGTGATCTGTCAGGAGTTGTGGGGACCTCTTCTGTGATAGAATTCCTACAGGAGTTTAAAAGAAACAACTCTGCACTGTTTCATAGGACTTGTTAACAGGGCTTCTATGTCCATGGTCCCTTCTgctggtggttgttgttgttgttgttgttgttgttgttattgttttacaaAGGCTCTGTATTGAAAGCAGGTATTACTTTTTCCATttcccagatgaagaaactggggaaCCCAAAATGAAGTGATTTTCCTAAGGTCTCCAGAAAAATTTTCATGGCCAATCTGGGACCAAAGCAAAATCTTTTGGTTCCTGGATTAAGACCATTCTCACACACTACACTACTTTTTCTCCATCCAcatccttttaaaaagtaagagtCATGGGGTGCCCAAGTAGCTCCATtcattaagcttccaactcttgatttttgttcaggtcatgatctcatggtttgtgagatcaaaccccacatcaggctccgtgctgacagcagagagcctgcttgggattctctccctttctctttgcccctccccctcttgttcattctctctctctctctcaaaataaataaataaactaaaaaaaaagcaagtttcttCTCTAGTAGTTCCGCATTCCTGGCTTCCCACCCCCTTACACACCACATTATTCTCCTCTGCCCATAGGGAGCCGATATGCTGCACTATTCGTCAGGCAGGATAATCTCCAGGAGCTATAAGGGAAATGAGGAGGACTCCAAGGTTCAGGGCAGCCCACCTTCCAACTGCTTCTGGGGATTTCTCCATTCTTATGAGCAGCTTTGCTGCAGGAGCTTTATGGGCATTACCCCAGGTAGCAGCCATAGCCTGCTAACTGTCCAGTAGAGACCATTCCCTTCTTACAACCTCCCTGAGAGGAACTGAGAGGAAACATCTCACATTTCCTAAACCATAAACTCAGGGCCACCTGCTCCTATTTGGAGGGTCCAGTTACAGTGACAGACTAGTTAGGTGATGGAAGTGCAGGATGAGAATAAAACATAGATCCTAAATGGGTGAGCTGGGACAGAAAGAGCATTACTTCTGAGTTAGCTCTGTGATCCAACCCTATGTTTAGTGGCCCTGGGGACATTAATCCATCCTTCTGGTTCTTAATTTAATGAGAATAATATCTATTCTCCAATTCTAAAAtgggaattaaactagaaaagaAACGTGGTAGACACCCATCACTGGCCAAAGTCACAAGATGGCAcagtaggaaaggaagaaacaaagagaaacataGAAACTGGAATAGTTAGGGAATGTTTAAGAGATAGCATAGcccagtggttaagagcatggacaTTGAGGATAGATGGAACtgaattcaaattccagttctacCATTTATTAACTCTGTGACTTCGAGGATGTCACAGAACCCCTTTGAGCTTCaatgttttcatctataaaatggaaataataatacctacgTCGCATAATTTCTGTGGTCACCAAATGAAAAGCACATAGGTAAAGCTCTTAGAACAATACCTGGTTTGTAGAAAGGGCTCAATACATGAGTGGCTACAACTTTTAGATCTCATGCATCATCATTCCATAATGAAACCAATTCAGAATAAGTCTATAGCATATTATGaatttccacatttttataattgaaaaGTCTTATGTTCACTCTCTTGAGTAGTATCATGGTGACATCCTTTAGTTAGAAATATAAAAGCAGATAGGCCAGCAGAGGTGAATAAATCCATTTCTAAGGGGCAAGAAGCTAAGTAAACCAAGTGGGCAGTGTGATGTAGTTGGACATTTGGAGAACTCAAGGTATCCAGACATAAGGTGACCACTTAACACTGAGTTATGCTCAGCAAGTCACTTCCCTAAGCTTtggttcctcatctgtgagatgcGAAGAGTGACTGTTGCAGCTGAAGTGTCTCAGAATAGCTCTGATGATTatatgagataatgtatgtacaAGTGCCTTACAGAGAGGCTGTTCTTCATTAGTTCATACTTTTTCTCCCAATAGTCTAATTGTGAAGTTTAAGATTTCTTGGGTTTAGGCATGGACACAGCTCATTTGTGCACTTCCAACTCTGATTTCCTCCCCAAAAGCTATGATTTATGACCAGCCCAGATCATTATGACAACCCTGTGAGGAAAGGCCAGACACACAGCACTTTGCTTAGTTCTGGGAACCAAATTTTAATGACAGTGACAGTGTGGAGTAGGTTTGCTGTAGAGAGACCTGGATGACAGAAACACTCACTCCCAGAAAAACCTGGAGACCAGTAGAACAGGACTGAAAAATTGATAGGCTTAATTgccagcatttactgagcacttatcaAGAACCAGGAACTCTCACCTCATCCTCATAAACACAACTTCATGAGCGATGTGCTGTTAAcacccccattttagagatgaggaaactgaggctcaaagaggatAAGTGACTTTCTCAAGATCATAAGGCTGTTAAATAAAAGAGCTGGGATTCCAGGCCAGTGTCTGGCCTTTTCACCACTGCACCGTCTGCCTTTTTTGACTGATGTTTAGATTTCTTAAGGGCCTTCATGTTGAAGAATAAACTTGTTCTGTGAGATTCCCAAGGACCAAACACTGTCCAAGTAATAGGACTGAAACTAGTGTtgcatattataaaaaaattatttttaatggtgtGCTGACAATTAGATTAagtctccttcagttttttttgagagcaaaagattggaaatcccttatctaaaaaaaaaaaaaggatttgctATTGGTTATTAAagtcattcattttattcatattctGATTGTTCCTTCATTTGACTTCTTTGAGGTTTTCTATCTTGAGTCAGTGCATCTAGTAAGATTTGGGATGAATGAAAATATGTCTTTCATTTGTTAGGCAAAAGACAGAATAATGCATAAGGTTCAAGTCATCTTGATGACAAAAtgatttcagaaaagagaaacatagAAGCTGAGAATCTGGAAACTGTTTCTCCTAAAACGTGTCTGTATATTCTTTGAGAAGTCTTTGGGTACCACCAGGGATACGCATTCCTCAAAACAGAAACTGTTGGACCAAATAACTTATGAAACCCTTTTAGTAGGTGGATTTCTAAGTTATGTAGCCCATCAAGAGGTCTTATTACCATGTATAAGGTGCCTTGGTTTTAATTTGAGGAGTCATGTTATATGGTATCACTAGCATAGTCTTTGGAGCCCAATAAACATGActttaaattcagatttttccctttatgggcaaaacaaaacaaaacaaacaaacaaaaaagcttaaACTTTCCATGccttagttttctaatttttaaaactggtgAATCTGTACAATTTGTAGTAGTGGTGATGTTGATGATAATGAAAAATCCACACCTCGttattttggaaaagaattaAGTCCTTGACCTGTCTATCAACACCGTGTGTAGTTTATATTGGAGCACAAAAGTGATAGTAACTAAGCGGGCTTCTCAAATGttcaaatctataaaaataatccttttttagaaaacagtacagagcttcctaaaaaaaataagattataactaccatatggtccagcaattccacttctgggtatttattcacagaaaacaaaaatactaaattcaaaaaaaatgtatgtacacTTATGTtcgctgcagcattatttacaatagccatgacatgaaaacagcccaaatgtccatggatgaatgaatggcttAAGATGtggcatgtatacacacacacacacgaatgctatccagccataaaaaaaaggaatgaaaacttgccatttgcaatgacatggatggaccttaagggcattattctaagtgaaataaatcagatagagaaaaacaaatacatatgatctcacttatatgagtaatataaagaagaaaaaaaaaacctcatagatgcagagaacagagtggtggctgccagaggcagagggcaggaagtgggtgaaatgggtgaacgGAGTTCaaaggtacaggcttccagttaaaaaatgaataagtcgtgaaaatgtaatgtacagcatttTTAGCATAGTTCATAATATTGTACTGcattatttgaaagttgctaagagagtatatcttaaaagtcttcatcacaagaaaaagaacttGTAATTATGTATGGGATGGGCATTAACTAGAATTATTGTGGCAACCATTTTGCaatttatacaaatattgaatcattatggtgtatacctgaaactaatataatattatatgccaattatatacctcaataaaaaaataataatcctgtTTGTTCTTATGGCAACAGATGGTCAATAACAGCTGGACCAGTGTATCCCATTTTGTTCTCTTGGGCATATCTACCCACCTAGAAGAGCAGATcccactctttcttctttttctactgaTGTATGCAATCAACATTTTTGGGAACTTTGCCATCATCACATTGATTATCTTCACTCCACGtctccacacccccatgtacaTCTTCCTCAGTAATTTGGCTTTGGCAGACATCTGTTTCACCTCCACCACGGTCCCCAAGATGCTACAGAACATTTTCTCGCCTACAAAGGCCATTTCCTACATGGGCTGCTTAGCCCAGAcctatttcttcatttgctttgcaGCCATGGAAAACTTCCTTCTGGCTGTGATGGCCTATGATAGATACATCGCTATCTGCTACCCTTTCCGCTACCCTATGATCCTGACCAGAATGCTGTGTTCACAGATGGTGGCTCTGTGCCATATCCTCTCCCATGTTCATGCCCTGATGCACACCTTTCTTATGGGCCGATTAATCTTCTGTGCAGATAACAAGATCCCCCATTTCTTCTGTGACCTCTACCCTCTGATGAAGATTTCCTGCTCCAGCCCCTACCTCAACACCCTGATGATTCACACGGAGGGTGTTATTGTCATCAATGGAGCTCTGGCTTTCATCATTGCCTCCTATGCCCGCATCATCTCAGTGGTCCTCCAGATCCCCTCGGCCAAGAGCAAATGGAGAGCTTTTTCTACCTGTGGCTCCCACCTCACTGTGGTGTCTATCTTCTATGGCACACTCACATGGGTCTACTTCCGGCCCCTTACCAGCTATTCAGTGACTGAGGGTCGCATTCTGACAGTCATGTACACAGTGGTGACCCCCATGCTGAACCCCTTCATTTACAGCCTGAGGAATGGGGATGTCAAGGGAGCCTTCAGAAAATGGGTGAGCAGAATGTGGACTTCTTCCTTTAgataaaaacccaaaacacagtTCCCAGTTTTATCTATGATTCTGGGGAAACAGTTTTGCCCTTCGCATATCTGTTTCCTTTAGAACTTCTCAGAAATATCTAAATTAGGAACATATTATGgattttcccattgaatattatCCTGAGCTGTCTCTTAATTCCAAAGCATGTGAAACTATGTATTTAGTGTAAGCCACTTGTGTAACCTTAATTATAATTGAGAATGTTTTCTGGGTCTGCCATTAAACAACAAGGTTGTAACATTCTTAGATGCAGGCAACAGAAACCAATTCTGGTTGATTCATGGAGGAAATGAGTTTATTAAAAGAGTATGTGAAACTCATGAATTTCCAAGAAGGCTAAGCAACCGGgctcaataaaataaacaagactaAGAAAGATCATATGGTCATAACCACAATCAAAATCATATCCTAGAATTGGTCTGATGAGGTCACTGCTGTAGACTCTTTTCACTGTCGCGTGTATCATCAACAACACTATCAGTACTAGCCATTTGCATAGCCCCTGGAGGCCTGACAACCAGATGTGACAACCTCCAGAAAGAGCTGCCCACTTCTTGTTCTTTGTAACAACACATCTATATTCAAAATAAGGTGGTCCATGTGGCTGGCCAAGACTTGGTCATGGCGTCCATGCTCTAGTTCTCAAGGAAACTGGGCAAGCAATATTGCTGCTTTCATTATCTGTAAGTGGGTGAGAGGTTCTACCTCCCACCAAGACAATTGAAATGGTGGAACTACTCCAGTATGGGAAGAGAGACATAATGACAAATGTCTACTATTTAGGGTCAGGAATTAAGCACTGTCACAGCTCTCCAACTTGCATTTTCTTAACCTTTATTAGCTGCACCATTCAGGGATAAATTAAACTCTTTTTGTCTCAGCATGCTCCTAATCTTCTCTGTAGCTGATTTGTGGAACTTGCCTATATTACTGGGCATTTGCCAACTAATCAGTGCTAGAAATGAGAAATGGGTCCGAGAGCTAAGATGtctattaaaatgtcaattctttgGTTTCATGGGTGTTTCCGGTTtctttctgaaaggaaaaggTGAGAAGGACCTCCCAGGACATGGGGCAGAAATTACAAGGGCAGGCTGATTTATAGGCCATCAGACTGTAGAAAGTTTTATTGTAGGATATGGGCAGTTATAGCACTGAATTGAGAAGGAGCTAACATTGTGGTAATTTTGTGTAATGGGATAGAAGAATGGTTTCTTGGAACCTATATGTAAGTATTGGTCACCAATGAAACTGGTTTGAGGAGCTAAACTCCTTGAGTCTTTGACTGCATCAGGATAATAAATTCTTCCAAGGTAAAGAGGGACCTGACacttataaaatgataataacagagaaatgaaaccaaCTTTTGATTACTTAACTCTGGTTCTTCACACTTTCCAGGAAGTACCTAACAtatccaatatttttcttctggattatactgttttcttttactttgtctttCCTGCCTCCTTGGCCTACCTTCCTCCTTTCTGTGTCTTTAGGTGGCAGTTCCATGGCTGATCTCCTTTATGCTTTACCAAATGATTTGCATCACCTGTTAGCACAGTAGCCTCTTCTAAGAAGCCCCAAATGTCCCTATGGAAAGAACTTTCTTCAGGTAAAGAAATGGACAAGAGAgtaaattaatacattaataattGAAGAACTGGGAAATGCTATGGAAAAATTTTGTATTTAGATAATACACTTCCACTTCTAGGAGTTTATCTCACATAATGGATATATAtagtgaataaatatattttatgttcaaTACACTTTTGTTTATgatagtgaaaaattagaaataatcttCATGTATACTAATGGAATTCTGGTTCATTTTGTTTGGTAGTTAGATAGACAGTATTATCTGTTCacaattcttccttccttttctttctttgtcatggCTTTTCTGGGGCAGAATCCACATCTCCATCCCATTGACTTTGGGCTGGCTTTAGCTAGCAGTTTATGAATAGGCATAGCAAATGCTGCTTCCAATAAAAAGCTTTGAAAGGATTTAGATCATTTGGTTTGCCCTCTTGAGCTCTGGCATTCACCATGAGATAAAAAGCTCATCTCATGTAGCTAAAGCCCCTTAGCTTTAGTCTCAGAATGTGAAACACATAGAGCAGACCTGAACTTGACCCAGGACTGATGCACGGTTGCCTCTTCTAACCTGCAAATTTTTGACCAAGGAATAAATATCTATTGTTATAAGCCACTGAGGTTTGGGGAATGTCTCTTCTTCAGTACTTTGAAGGAAATTTCAACCAATACATTACACGCATACCATGAACTGCTGTGCagtcaataaaaagaataaggcaGATTAATTCCTGGCCTTACTCTCAGATCATCAATAGCCTTTAGGTACATACAGATATCCAAACCATTAACCACCAGCAGTTTGTTCTTTTCtcccattatttttttcacttgtatgctattgatgatgatgatgttgatgatgatgatggtgatgatgatatacacacatatggtGCTCATGAGCTGGTCGTTATTAtgagtgctttacatatattttattcataaaatccTTTCAACAACCCTAAATTATAGATacaatttctctcttctttacagATGGGTAACTGAGGCAGAGGGTAGTTGAATCATTGTGAAAGATCATTCTAGTGTAAGCCCTATAGTtggcttttctttctgtaatGCAAGTGCCTGACTTAACTTTGATTTTGGAGGGATCCATTTTAAAGGctatctcaaataaatacattgccAGCCACACTCCCTGCCACTttctatccacccacccacccacacacacacacagaatgctcATTTGTTTTAGAGATCTTGATTGAGTTAAATTAACTGACTATttgggctgtttgtttttttctcatcccACACTTTAAACTCctgctcttatgttttaaatcTGCCCACAAAGTGAACTTGTGAAACCCTAGGCCCCtcattttacctcaataaaaacagAACACCAAGCCCAAGCTCTCTCACACTCCCTTTCTACCTGTGAACCTGCTGTGTGCCCCTAGGTATGCTGTATGCTTTCCAGGACCTGTGagtaataaacctttttttttttttcaaagtttcccgGTGCTTATTACTGAGGCCTCTTGCAATTTATAGTAAGAACCACAGGGGTAGGTCCAGCTACAACACTGGTTATCAACAGCCTGAGAAAATAATTACACAGCAAGTAATGACAAAAGTGGGATTCTAATTCATAGtatctggctccagaatccatcCCCTTAAACACTATCCTACACCATCTTCAAGAAAGCCCATTAGCATTTCTCTTGGGTTTCTGTACTCTGTTTCATGCTGACCTCTTCAAGGAGAATAATTTCTGGAAGATAATATGTTTGCACAAAAGAGCTACTTACTTCTATTGTTTCAGTGTAATTATAAATACTGTACTCTTTATCTCCCAAAGGTGTGTGTTTCTTTACACCAACACTTaactatctgaaaaggaaatcaagaaaacaatcccgtttgcaacagcatcaaaaagaataaaatatttaggaataaatttaaccaaggagttgAAAGATATGTACACTACAAATGGtaaaatgctgatgaaataaattaaagcagacacaaataaatagaaagatataccacgtgcatggattggaagaattaatattgctaaaataccAATACTACCCAAGGGGATAttcagattcaacacaatccctataaaaatttcaaaggcatttttcacagaaaaacattctaaaatactTATGGAACAagagaagaccccaaatagccaaagcaatcttgataaagaacAAAGCTGTAGACATcatatttcctaattttaaactgtattacaaagctacagtaatcaaaaacagtatggtactagcataaaaacagacacataggccaatgaaaagaatagagagcccagaaataagcccaagCACATATAGtcaactactctttgacaaaggCGCCAAgaacacacaaaggaaaaaggatagtcttttgttttgttttgttttgtttttttaatatatgaaatttattgtcaaattggtttccatacaacacccagtgctcatcccaaaaggtgccctcctcaatacccatcacccaccctcccctccctcccacccccaacaaccctcagtttgttctcagaaaaGGATACTCTTTTGAATGCATGATGTTGGATAACCTGGATATCcatatccaaaagaatgaaacctgacCCCTAAAttacaccagtcacaaaaattaacttgaaatagattaaagatttgaaatgtaagacatgaaaccataaaactcctagaggaaaacatagagaaaaaccttcttgacattgatcttggtaatctttttttaaaaaaattttaatgtttatttatttttgagagagagaaagagagacagagtatgagtaggggagaggcagagaggaagatacagaatctgaagcagactccaggctctaagctgtcagcacagggcctgatgtggggctcaaactcacaaaccacgagatcatgacctgagccaaagttagacacttaaccaactgagccacccaggtgccccttggaaaccttttttttttcaatatgtcattaaaagaatgggcaaaaaaatcaaaaggtg from Panthera uncia isolate 11264 chromosome D4, Puncia_PCG_1.0, whole genome shotgun sequence encodes the following:
- the LOC125912180 gene encoding olfactory receptor 1Q1; the protein is MLPEGGRKCQAQPTPVQSEAPNKMVNNSWTSVSHFVLLGISTHLEEQIPLFLLFLLMYAINIFGNFAIITLIIFTPRLHTPMYIFLSNLALADICFTSTTVPKMLQNIFSPTKAISYMGCLAQTYFFICFAAMENFLLAVMAYDRYIAICYPFRYPMILTRMLCSQMVALCHILSHVHALMHTFLMGRLIFCADNKIPHFFCDLYPLMKISCSSPYLNTLMIHTEGVIVINGALAFIIASYARIISVVLQIPSAKSKWRAFSTCGSHLTVVSIFYGTLTWVYFRPLTSYSVTEGRILTVMYTVVTPMLNPFIYSLRNGDVKGAFRKWVSRMWTSSFR